The window AACCCCCGTCGGCGATGATGACTGCGATAATCTAACTGACGAAGCCGATGAGCATTGTCCGCTTGCCGGCGGTGGATACCTGAGGCCTTACGGAGATGACAATTGCGGCTGCCCGATCAATCCTATCTTTTACGGCTCTTCCATCTCATACCCCGTCGGAAGAATGTCCGTGGAACTCGTCACCATCGTCGATGACAATGGAGACCATGACGGCTTTGCCGATCAAAACGAAACTGTGACGATGGAAGTCACGTTGAGAAACCTTGCAAGAGCCGAGGGGGAATTCATAGATCTGACGAATGTAGTGGCAAAGATCCAGGCCTCCGATCTGAATAACGACGGCACGATCAACGTTGACTGCATCACGGATAGCTCCGGTAGCTACGGTGATATCCCGAAAAGAGAGGCCAGAACCAATTCCACCGACAGGTTCCAGTTCCAGGTCAAAGACGTGAATAGAAGTGGAGTCTATCAGGACCTCGACGCAGAGTTCCTGCTGACAGTCACCTCCAACGAGATCGACGGAACATACATGCCTCTCAAGATAACCGTTCCGTTAGACCTCGATGCGTCCGGAGGCTCGGCGGATCATATTACATGGACGGCGGGTTTTGAATCAGGCGAATCCAAGTTTGAGTTTGTAAGAGTGGCGGCAGCAGATGGACAGAGATGTCAGTACAACGATCCCGCCAATCCAAACTCCAACAGCTATGGAAGAGAAAACTGCAACATCGACACCGTGTTCTTAGATCAAGACTGGCACATTCATGACACATCTGCATCTATCCCATCAAATAGTAGAAGAGCTTACCTGGGTTCAAACTCGCTGCACTGGGGATACCATGAAAACCCTGCCAGCGCTTCAGGGGATACGGAGCATTTGGCGGAAATGAACATTGCCAGAACCATCAACCACATCAATCTCGGGCTCAACGACGCCACAAATAAAGCCATTCTATCCTTCAAGCAGCAATGCTCCCTGCTAGATTCGAGAGGCACCAACACTCCATGGATGGAGACCGCGGACAGGGCAGTCGTCATGGTGGCAAGAACCGATGCCAGCGGAAACGTTCAGGGGAACTGGATCAAGATCTTTCCATTCACCAATGTCTACAACTTCCAGGGAACGGATAACTTCGTTAACTGCCTCTTCGATCCGACGGATGACGGTTCTACCGAGGATGACTTCTTCCCGAACAGCCTGAGGCTCGGTCCAAGCAGCACCTGCTTCCCGGAATTCGCCTTTTCCTGGATGGGTGAAACCAACTACAGGGCGACTTTCGATCCAGAGGACACCGGAAACGGCGACGGCCCGGGTCTTCAGGGATCATCGGGTCCCGGAACATGGGTTGAGAGCAAGTTCAACCTGGAAAGACTCCAGGGATACAGGATCAAACTCCGATTCCTTGCTACATCTATCGAGAACTACCCGATGCAAACTGGAACTCAATTAGGCTACTCTGAACCTTATACCTGGTTCGATGACGGATGGTACATCGACGATGTCAAGATCACCAATACCGTCACGACAGCTTTCACCATGAGTCCTGATGCCGATACGCCGCCTGCAGCCACCTGTCCCTTAGATCCATCGCAGAACTGCACGACAATCACGCCTGACATCAAATGTGCCGATGATGGCGTCGATAATGATCAGGATGGCACGATCGATGAAACAGGCGAAGACAACTGCAAACTGCTGGCTCCCGGTCATAAAGTTACGCTGACATCCTCCGGAACGTCAGCCGACAAGTGCGTTGATGGAACATTCCAGTATCAGTGGTGGATCGATAATGACGGAGACGGTACGATCGAGGGAACCGACACGATGCTGTACGACTGGAGCGACAGGTACTACTACTTCGATGCACCAACTGCCGACACATGGTACTGTGTTAAAGCGGTTTGTTCTTCGGATAAGGAGACATGCATAGATACAGCATGCGTTCTCGTGGATGTCTACGAGGGGTGCTTCGCCGAGATCTGCGACGGTCTGGACAACGACTGTGACGGCACAGTCGATAACGGGCTGACTTTCGATGTTGATGCTGATGGTCATTCAACGCCTGACTCCTGCGCCGGCACCAAGGATGATTGCGACGACAACGACAATACAGTCTATCCAGGTGCAACCGAAATCTGCGATAGCAAGGACAACGACTGCGACGTCACCATCGATGAAGGAGCACTGCCGTTGAAAGTCACCGGCCTTGCCTTCTTATCCAAGAACAAGAACACCTTCGGCTGGAATGCTGCTCTCTGCGGAACTGCATATGATACGGTTAAGGGTGATCTCAAACTGTTGAGAAGCACGAAGGGCGATTTCAGCACAACCGTTACGGGTTGCCTCGAGAATGATGATACGGATACTCAGGCCACGGATACAAACAATCCGCCTGCGAACGGTGAGGGATTCTACTATCTGACAAGAGCGGTCAACAGCTATGGCAACGGCACATACAATACCGAAACGGCAAAGCAGATTGGAGACAGAGACGCCGAGATCAATAGCGATCCAGAGAGTTGCCCGTAACAGAGTGATGGCAGCTAATCCAAGGGGCTGAAATTCAGCCCCCTTTTTTTATCGCCTATCGAGGATTACCAGAGATTCTTCTGTTTGTGTTTGTTGCTGGATTTGTGAAAGCCGAGGTGTTTGATGGCACGCTCGGTGACTTTTCTTCCTTTGGGAGTTCGATCCAGGAAACCGATCTGGATCAGGTAGGGTTCATAGATCTCTTCGATTGTGTCTTTCTCTTCCCCGATGGCCGCCGACAGGGTGTTGAGTCCAACCGGCCCACCGCTGAATTTTTCGAGGATTGTTAGGAGAAGCTTCCTGTCTATCTCATCCAACCCGTAGGAATCGACATCGAGTCGTTCCAGAGCCTCCTTCGTTCTTCCAGCCCTGATCCTCCCATCCCCGCTGATCTGGGCGAAGTCTCTGACCCTTCTCAGGAGCCTGTTGGCGATTCTTGGTGTCCCCCTCGACCTCATCGCTATCTCCATGGAGGCATCTGGATCGATGGGGATAGACAGAATTCCTGCAGACCTCCGGACGATCGTTGCCAGGTTGTCGGAATTGTAGAAATCAAGATGATGGATGATGCCAAATCGATCCCTGAGAGGAGATGTCAGGAGCCCCACTCTTGTAGATGCCCCGACGAGAGTGAACCTCGGTATGTCAATCTTCACGGAGCGGGCGCTGGGCCCCTGCCCGATTATGATATCAATCCTGTACTCTTCCATGGCAGGATACAGGATCTCCTCGATCGCAGCGCTCAGCCGGTGAATCTCATCGATGAAGAGAACATCGTGTTCCTCCAGATTGGTGAGAATGGCTGCGAGGTCTCCTGATTTCTCGATGGCGGGACCTGATGTCGCCTTGATCCCGGAGCCCATTTCGTTGGCTATGATGTAGGCAAGGGTTGTCTTTCCGAGCCCTGGAGGTCCGTACAGCAGGACATGGTCAAGCGGTTCCTTCCTCTTCTTGGCTGCCTCGACGAAGACTTTCAGATTCTCCTTGACCTTCACTTGCCCGATAAATTCCGAGAGGAGGCGTGGGCGGAGGGTTGATTCGAACTGCTGGTCTTCCTCCGTTCTCCGGGATGTCGTGAGCTCCTTCTCATCGTCCATCTCTTCTCACCTCTTTATCATTATCTGTTTCAGCGATCTCCTGAAGAGATCCTCAAAGACAGGCAGCTCCTCAGGATGGTCTTTGCTGAATGATGCGAATGATTCCTCGACCGCCTTCCTGGCGGTTGCTCTGGGAAATCCAAGATTTGAGAGGGCGGAAATGGCATCATCAAAGAGAGCCTGCGCCCCTGGATCCACTTTTCTCCATTTCCAATCCTCCGCTTGCCCGGCTTCATCAACGGGAAGTTCGGCGAGTTTGTCCTTCAATTCCAGAGCAATCCTCTCGGCGATCTTCTTTCCTATCCCGGGGATCGTCTTCAACTTCTCTGAATCGCCGCCTCGGATTGCCCTGACCAGCTCCATGAAGTCAATACCCGACAGGATGTTGATGGCCAGCCTGGGACCTATCCCGGAGATGGAGATGAGCCTTTCGAACAGAAGCTTCTCCTCCCTTGTGAGAAATCCATAAAGATTGATTGAATCTTCTTTCAGATGAGTATAGATCTCCAGAGAGACAGGTTTTCCATCCTCGATCTTGAAGTAGGTGGAAAGAGGAACGCTGACATCGTAGCCGATCCCGTTAACATCGATTACAAGAAAGTTCGGTTTTCGAAAAACTATCTCTCCTGTCAATCTCCCGATCATATTTTTCTCTTATTTTTCTCCTGTCTGACTTGCCCATGGAGTTCTTCTTTTCCGTGAGCACTCTCCCATCTTCTCATGTTGTGAGCATGGCATATGGCGACGGCAAGGGCATCGGATGCATCGGCCGTGTGCGGATAGCTTGTTAGATGGAGAAGCCTCATGGTCATTAGCTGAACCTGCCTCTTGTCGGCTCTTCCATATCCCGTCACTGCTTTCTTGACCTCCAATGGACTGTATTCATAGAAAGTGGTCCTGGATCGGAGCACGGCCAGGAGGATGACTCCTCTAACCTGTCCGAGTTTCAAAGCCGACTTGACGTTTGTTGCGAAGAAAACCTCCTCCACCGCAATGGCAGAAGGCCTATGTTTTTGAATGATTGTTTCTATTCCAGCAAATATCTTCGTCAGAGAGGAAGAACCATCGTTCGTAGCGCTGAATATGGTTCCCGATTCGATATGTCTGATCGCGTTATTCTGGAACTCAATGATGCCAAACCCTGTCGCGCGGGTCCCGGGGTCTATGCCAAGGATCTTCACTTAGGACTCATCCACGATTTCAGATTCGTCAATGTCAAAGTTCGCGAAGACATGCTGGACATCATCATGATCCTCGAGGATCTCGAGCAGGCCCAGGAGCTGCTGGGTCTTCTTTCCTTCAATCCTGACCCTGTTCTGAGGAATCATCGCAATCTGGGAAACTTCAACGGGTATCCCTTTCTTTTCAACGGCCATCTTCACTGCCTCGAAGTTCCCGGGGTCAGTGAATACCTCGTAGTTCTCTCCATCGATCCTCATGTCCTCTGCTCCGGCTTCAAGCACCGTTTCCATAAGGGATTCCTCGTCAATGCTCCTTCTCTGGATCACGAAGTACCCCTTCTTTGCAAACATCCATGAGACGCTGTTGGATTCTCCGAGATGCCCTCCATGCTTGCCGAAGAGATGCCTGATCTCCGGCGTAGTTCTGTTCTTGTTGTCCGTCATGGCCTCCACATAAATGGCAACACCCCCGGGACCATAGCCCTCGTAAACGACTTCTTCAATTGAAACACCGGGAAGCTCCCCTGTTCCTTTTTGAATGGCCCTCTTGATGTTATCAGCAGGCATGTTGGCCGCCTTGGCATCGGTGATAGCGGCTCGGAGTCTCGCATTGCTGCCGGGGTCTCCTCCCCCTAACCTTGCCGCTACGGTGATCTCCTTGATGAGCTTCGTAAAGATTTTTCCCCTCCTGGCATCAGCGGCCGCCTTTTTATGCTTGATGGAACTCCACTTTGAATGTCCTGACATCTCTTCTTCCCTTTTATTAGTGCATCATTTTATCATAAGAGATTATCATTTTGAAAACTGTCCTCTCGATCCGACGAGGCCTTCCCTGCCGGGCGCACCAAATAAAAAGCCCCTGTTCTTCAACAGGGGCTATAAAATTTATCCCGGCAATGACCTACTCTTCCACATCGTTGCCAATGCAGTACCATCGGCGCTGAAGGGCTTAACTTCCGTGTTCGGAATGGGAACGGGTGTTTCCCCTTCGCTAAGATCACCGGGAAGCTTTCATTCCCTTTTTTTAGAATGTATATTTTATCCCAACTCCCAGAGAAAATCCACCGTACTTGATATTTCCGCCGTTGACATAATACATGCCACCATCCAGGATCCCATCACCATTGAAATCAAATGCCCCTCCCGAAGATATGCCATATGGCTCACCATATATTGGTGGAACAGTTTCCCAATCTTCTACTTCCAAGTTAGGAAACCCGCGCCCAAATTTTTCTACTCCGTCAACTTTAACGCTCATCCTTTTTGATGCAAAGACATATTTCGCATCCATGAAGATTGCCCAATGCTTCTTGAAAGTATAATCAAAACCTCCCGCGACATGATATTCGAGCGAGTCCGGCGCTTCCACCGTTACGGGGCCCAGATCTCTGTTCAGGTATTCTGATTGATAGGCAGACATGAATGTTCCAATGGACCGATCGATTCTTGAGGAAAACTGATCCAGCTCGGATGATGAATCGAATTCTACCATGATGAACCCTATGCCTGCTCCTATATATGGATTGAAGTTGCTCTTTGGCCGGAACCGGATGATGCCGGAAGTCTGAATGGGTACCCTCGTCAGTTCGCCGACTGGCAATAGATACAACCTGAAGAGATGCTCGTTCTTATCCTGGTACAGTTTTGCTGCTTCAGGGTCCACTTCATCCTCAAATCTCACGCATACTTCCAGATCTCCAACATCGCTTTTTGAATAGCCGATACTGGCCTCGATGAGGAACCAGGATGTGATCCCGTAGTTTGCGCCGAACATCATCTGATAGGCATCCTGGATCTTGAGCGAATTGCTCGAGGCGTTGTCTGGCCGGGGATCGGGTCTCACGGCTTCCAGATAGCCGCCGCGGATATAATATGCTCTATTGCTGGCATCGCTGTTTATCTCGTCGCTAGTCGTGTAATTATTGAGGAGTGCAAAGAGAGTGAATTTCTTTTCAATATCTTCTGCAAAAATAGGACAGCGGAGAAATCCCGCAAGGATCATGGCTCCCATGAAACAGCTCAATTTTTTCATCATCATTTTCTCCATGGAACTTATATTTTCGTAAAAATGGATTTGATTTTATACACCACAAAGAGCCTGGAGTCAACCTAAAATATGCATTATTGCTGATTAGATACAGCATAGTTGCATCATATAAAAATATTAAGAAACCATCATCCGCGACCGGAACAGATCCAGATAAGTAAGAGTGAGAACCCTTAATAAACGATATTGCTGCTATTCGCGAGATTAAAAAATTCTGGGTTAAAATAAACATAAAAAAATGTTGCCCCCTTGACGGGGGCAACAATTTCAAATTTTATGGTCAAGCCTCACGACTGATTAGTACTGGTAAGCTCAACGCATTACTGCGCTTACACATCCAGCCTATCAACCTCGTCATCTCCAAGGAGTCTTCAGTCACCTTACGGTGAGGGATACCTAATCTTGGAGGTGGCTTCACGCTTATATGCCTTCAGCGTTTATCCTATCCGAACATAGCTACCCAGCGCTGCCCCTGGCAGGACAACTGGTACACTAGAGGTTCGCTCCTTCCGGTCCTCTCGTACTAGGAAGGACCTTCCTCAAGTATCCTGCGCCCACTACAGATAGGGACCGAACTGTCTCACGACGTTCTAAACCCAGCTCACGTACCGCTTTAATCGGCGAACAGCCGAACCCTTGGGACCTACTTCAGCCCCAGGATGCGATGAGCCGACATCGAGGTGCCAAACCTTGCCGTCGATGTGAACTCTTGGGCAAGATAAGCCTGTTATCCCCGGCGTACCTTTTATCCGTTGAGCGACGGCCCTTCCATGTGGAACCGCCGGATCACTAGAGCCTGCTTTCGCACCTGCTCGACTTGTTGGTCTCGCAGTCAAGCTCCCTTATGCTCTTGCACTCTCTGGCTGATTTCCAAACAGCCTGAGGGAACCTTCGCACGCCTCCGTTACAGTTTAGGAGGCGACCGCCCCAGTCAAACTACCCACCTAGCAATGTCCCCGGACCGGATTCACGGCCCAGAGTTAGGATCTCAGCATCATAAGGGTGGTATCTCACCGTTGGCTCCACGCGAGCTAACGCTCACGCTTCAAAGCCTCCCACCTATCCTGCACATACAATACCAAAATCCATTGCTAAGATATAGTAAAGGTGCACGGGGTCTTTCCGTCTTGCAGCGGGCAACCGGCATCTTCACCGGTACTACAGATTCGCTGAGCCCCTCGTTGAGACAGCGCCCAACTCGTTACGCCATTCGTGCAGGTCGGAACTTACCCGACAAGGAATTTCGCTACCTTAGGACCGTTATAGTTACGGCCGCCGTTTACCGGGGCTTCAATTCAGAGCTTTGCCTTGCGACTAACTCCTCCTTTTAACCTTCCGGCACCGGGCAGGCGTCAGACCCTATACTTCGCCTTTTTTGCTTTGCAGAGTCCTGTGTTTTTAGTAAACAGTCGTTTGGGCCATTTCATTGCAACCCCTTCAGGCCTGGAAGGCGA is drawn from Acidobacteriota bacterium and contains these coding sequences:
- the ruvB gene encoding Holliday junction branch migration DNA helicase RuvB, with translation MDDEKELTTSRRTEEDQQFESTLRPRLLSEFIGQVKVKENLKVFVEAAKKRKEPLDHVLLYGPPGLGKTTLAYIIANEMGSGIKATSGPAIEKSGDLAAILTNLEEHDVLFIDEIHRLSAAIEEILYPAMEEYRIDIIIGQGPSARSVKIDIPRFTLVGASTRVGLLTSPLRDRFGIIHHLDFYNSDNLATIVRRSAGILSIPIDPDASMEIAMRSRGTPRIANRLLRRVRDFAQISGDGRIRAGRTKEALERLDVDSYGLDEIDRKLLLTILEKFSGGPVGLNTLSAAIGEEKDTIEEIYEPYLIQIGFLDRTPKGRKVTERAIKHLGFHKSSNKHKQKNLW
- the ruvA gene encoding Holliday junction branch migration protein RuvA, with translation MIGRLTGEIVFRKPNFLVIDVNGIGYDVSVPLSTYFKIEDGKPVSLEIYTHLKEDSINLYGFLTREEKLLFERLISISGIGPRLAINILSGIDFMELVRAIRGGDSEKLKTIPGIGKKIAERIALELKDKLAELPVDEAGQAEDWKWRKVDPGAQALFDDAISALSNLGFPRATARKAVEESFASFSKDHPEELPVFEDLFRRSLKQIMIKR
- the ruvC gene encoding crossover junction endodeoxyribonuclease RuvC, whose amino-acid sequence is MKILGIDPGTRATGFGIIEFQNNAIRHIESGTIFSATNDGSSSLTKIFAGIETIIQKHRPSAIAVEEVFFATNVKSALKLGQVRGVILLAVLRSRTTFYEYSPLEVKKAVTGYGRADKRQVQLMTMRLLHLTSYPHTADASDALAVAICHAHNMRRWESAHGKEELHGQVRQEKNKRKI
- a CDS encoding YebC/PmpR family DNA-binding transcriptional regulator, whose protein sequence is MSGHSKWSSIKHKKAAADARRGKIFTKLIKEITVAARLGGGDPGSNARLRAAITDAKAANMPADNIKRAIQKGTGELPGVSIEEVVYEGYGPGGVAIYVEAMTDNKNRTTPEIRHLFGKHGGHLGESNSVSWMFAKKGYFVIQRRSIDEESLMETVLEAGAEDMRIDGENYEVFTDPGNFEAVKMAVEKKGIPVEVSQIAMIPQNRVRIEGKKTQQLLGLLEILEDHDDVQHVFANFDIDESEIVDES
- a CDS encoding OmpW family outer membrane protein, whose amino-acid sequence is MMMKKLSCFMGAMILAGFLRCPIFAEDIEKKFTLFALLNNYTTSDEINSDASNRAYYIRGGYLEAVRPDPRPDNASSNSLKIQDAYQMMFGANYGITSWFLIEASIGYSKSDVGDLEVCVRFEDEVDPEAAKLYQDKNEHLFRLYLLPVGELTRVPIQTSGIIRFRPKSNFNPYIGAGIGFIMVEFDSSSELDQFSSRIDRSIGTFMSAYQSEYLNRDLGPVTVEAPDSLEYHVAGGFDYTFKKHWAIFMDAKYVFASKRMSVKVDGVEKFGRGFPNLEVEDWETVPPIYGEPYGISSGGAFDFNGDGILDGGMYYVNGGNIKYGGFSLGVGIKYTF